The Fibrobacter sp. UWB4 genome includes a window with the following:
- a CDS encoding bifunctional (p)ppGpp synthetase/guanosine-3',5'-bis(diphosphate) 3'-pyrophosphohydrolase encodes MMDQAKFTTNQEHIVNVLLKKNPKLDEGILRKAIAFIADAHDGQYRKSGMPYTEHPYEVAKILADLKQDQATVLAGLLHDVVEDTPHTLSEISELFGEDTAFMVDAVTKITAVQEASKTAQKASTYRKLITAMAKDPRVIMIKIADRIHNMRTMRYMKPEKRKIIAQETLDIYVPLTHRFGLYKLKTELEDLSFKYVNPDEYQKLVDALIENKEKRENYVQSVIGPLQIKMALEDFDCTIQGRTKNIYSIYNKMIARGCGFEDIFDIFAIRIIVETIPECYLALGYVHNLWTPLQSRFKDYIATPKPNLYQSIHTTVIGPENKMVEVQIRTKDMDLTAEKGFAAHWAYKMETQHEGEELAWLDHMVKLQSEISDSKEYLDFLKVDLKPEGMTVFTPKGASIELPEGAIVLDFAFAVHSELGLHCIGARINDKVVSLDEPVPHGATIQILKSPNQEPSPEWLNMVKTIKAKQELRKWMKTSIIIQSRSLGKEIWTRELRLLKIEKDKRPKDEAILQYFGMTSLNEFFEKLGQGELPLQDIHRFLNGGNDISKETTALRFYPKFGKDMDNTLTDEMPLMIGHETSLLIHFASCCGPVPGDKIVGVMRPQIGIEVHKSDCPCLKDLPTDQRLPVDWSADVTKPFTTHLTIETDNRRNLPLSILMVLKDENLSLDRMSIASAQYTGRIRMEFKAFRKDQVDAIVTKIRQVEGVRGVEKA; translated from the coding sequence ATGATGGATCAGGCTAAATTTACAACGAATCAGGAGCACATTGTAAATGTGCTCCTTAAGAAGAATCCAAAGCTAGACGAAGGGATTCTTAGAAAAGCTATAGCCTTTATTGCCGATGCCCACGATGGTCAATACCGCAAAAGCGGCATGCCCTACACAGAACACCCTTACGAAGTGGCCAAGATTCTTGCAGACTTAAAGCAAGACCAGGCAACGGTACTAGCAGGCTTATTGCACGACGTGGTGGAAGACACCCCGCATACCCTCAGTGAAATTTCAGAACTTTTTGGCGAAGACACGGCGTTCATGGTCGATGCGGTAACAAAGATTACCGCCGTCCAGGAGGCAAGCAAGACGGCGCAAAAGGCAAGCACCTACCGTAAGCTCATTACGGCCATGGCGAAAGACCCGCGCGTCATCATGATCAAGATCGCTGACCGCATCCACAACATGCGCACCATGCGATACATGAAGCCCGAAAAGCGAAAGATTATCGCCCAGGAAACGCTCGATATCTACGTACCGCTCACCCATAGGTTCGGTCTATACAAGCTGAAAACCGAACTCGAAGACTTGAGCTTCAAGTACGTAAACCCGGATGAATACCAGAAGCTCGTCGATGCCCTTATCGAGAACAAGGAAAAGCGCGAGAACTACGTACAGTCCGTGATTGGGCCGCTCCAGATCAAGATGGCCCTCGAAGACTTCGACTGCACCATCCAGGGACGTACCAAGAATATATACAGCATCTATAACAAGATGATCGCGCGCGGCTGCGGGTTCGAAGACATCTTCGACATTTTCGCCATCCGCATCATCGTCGAGACGATCCCGGAATGCTACCTCGCCCTCGGTTATGTACACAACCTCTGGACGCCGCTTCAAAGCCGCTTCAAGGACTACATCGCCACCCCGAAGCCGAACCTTTACCAGAGTATCCATACAACGGTCATCGGTCCTGAAAACAAGATGGTCGAAGTCCAGATCCGCACAAAGGACATGGACTTAACCGCCGAAAAAGGATTCGCCGCCCACTGGGCCTACAAGATGGAAACGCAGCACGAAGGCGAAGAACTCGCCTGGCTTGACCACATGGTCAAGCTGCAATCCGAAATCTCGGACTCCAAGGAATACCTCGACTTCTTGAAGGTGGACCTGAAACCCGAAGGCATGACGGTGTTTACTCCGAAGGGCGCTTCGATTGAACTCCCTGAAGGCGCCATCGTTCTGGACTTTGCATTTGCGGTTCATTCGGAACTTGGGCTGCACTGCATTGGCGCCCGCATTAACGACAAGGTCGTAAGCCTTGATGAACCGGTGCCGCATGGCGCCACGATCCAGATTTTAAAGAGTCCGAACCAGGAACCGAGTCCAGAATGGCTGAACATGGTAAAAACCATCAAGGCAAAGCAAGAACTCCGCAAGTGGATGAAGACAAGCATCATCATCCAGTCCCGCAGCCTCGGTAAGGAAATCTGGACACGCGAACTCCGCCTCCTCAAGATCGAAAAAGACAAGAGACCCAAGGACGAAGCCATTCTACAGTACTTCGGCATGACGAGCCTCAATGAATTTTTCGAAAAGCTAGGCCAGGGCGAACTGCCGCTCCAGGACATCCACCGCTTCTTGAACGGCGGAAATGATATTTCCAAGGAAACGACAGCGCTCCGCTTCTACCCGAAATTCGGAAAGGACATGGACAACACGCTCACCGACGAAATGCCGTTGATGATCGGTCACGAGACCAGCCTCCTTATCCATTTCGCAAGCTGCTGTGGTCCAGTTCCAGGCGATAAGATTGTCGGCGTGATGCGCCCGCAGATCGGTATTGAAGTCCACAAGAGCGATTGCCCTTGCCTCAAGGACTTGCCGACCGACCAACGCCTGCCCGTTGACTGGAGCGCCGATGTCACAAAACCATTTACAACGCACCTCACGATTGAAACAGACAACCGCAGGAACTTGCCATTAAGCATCCTGATGGTTCTGAAAGACGAAAACTTGTCGCTAGACAGAATGAGCATCGCAAGCGCCCAGTACACAGGACGCATCCGCATGGAATTCAAGGCGTTCCGCAAGGACCAGGTCGATGCCATTGTGACCAAGATAAGGCAAGTCGAGGGCGTCAGAGGGGTTGAAAAAGCATGA
- a CDS encoding NADH-quinone oxidoreductase subunit A translates to MSEYIILSIFLFLGAFIAAAATVTGLLLGYRTKNTKNKMAPYECGMETIGNARIQFKVGYYLFALLFLVFDIEALFLFPVMMNFKEIMAGHTALPPSVVVIDLIIFIAILVSGLAYAWKKGILKWE, encoded by the coding sequence ATGTCTGAATACATCATTCTATCCATTTTCCTTTTTCTGGGCGCGTTTATCGCGGCGGCGGCAACCGTCACGGGCCTATTGCTAGGCTACCGCACCAAGAATACAAAGAACAAGATGGCTCCGTACGAATGCGGTATGGAAACCATCGGCAACGCAAGAATTCAGTTCAAGGTGGGCTACTACCTGTTCGCCTTGCTCTTCCTCGTGTTTGATATCGAAGCGCTGTTCCTCTTCCCCGTCATGATGAACTTCAAGGAAATCATGGCTGGCCACACGGCGCTCCCGCCATCAGTCGTCGTTATCGACCTTATCATCTTCATTGCGATTCTCGTTTCGGGCCTTGCTTACGCCTGGAAAAAAGGAATTCTCAAATGGGAATAA
- the sufB gene encoding Fe-S cluster assembly protein SufB, giving the protein MSENYKYGFVTDIENEAFEKGLNEDIIRRASALRGEPQFMLDFRLRAYEKLKTMEQPNWGELHFNPVDLQDIVYYSAPKTKKSHEKIEDVDPELLATFEKLGIPLDEQKRLANVAVDAVFDSVSIYTSHKKKLMEMGIIFCSISDAIKEYPELIEEYLGSVVPAGDNYFAALNSAVFGDGSFVYIPPGVKCPMDLSTYFRINNKEAGQFERTLIIADDDASVSYLEGCTAPEFSSKQLHSAIVELVAKENAKIKYSTVQNWYAGDRETGAGGVYNFVTKRGKCAGKNSRISWTQVETGSAITWKYPSCILQGDNSVGEFYSVALTNGHMQADTGTKMIHIGKNTKSTIISKGISADYSSNAYRGEVSIRKSATGARNYTQCDSMLVGTKSAAHTFPYITVANASAQTEHEATTSRISEDQLFYFESRGIKREDAIQAMVGGFCKDVFKELPGEFATEARQLLTLKLEHSVG; this is encoded by the coding sequence ATGAGCGAAAATTACAAATACGGATTTGTCACTGATATTGAAAACGAAGCCTTCGAAAAAGGTCTTAACGAGGATATCATCCGCAGGGCGTCAGCGCTCCGTGGCGAACCGCAGTTTATGCTCGATTTCCGCTTGAGAGCCTACGAAAAGCTCAAGACGATGGAACAGCCCAACTGGGGCGAACTCCACTTCAATCCTGTCGATTTGCAGGACATCGTCTATTACTCCGCACCGAAGACCAAGAAGAGCCACGAAAAAATTGAAGACGTGGATCCGGAACTCTTGGCGACTTTTGAAAAGCTCGGCATCCCGCTCGACGAACAGAAGCGACTCGCAAACGTAGCCGTCGATGCCGTGTTCGACTCCGTCAGTATTTACACGAGCCACAAGAAGAAACTCATGGAAATGGGCATCATCTTCTGCTCCATCAGCGATGCCATCAAGGAATACCCGGAACTCATTGAAGAGTATCTTGGTAGCGTGGTCCCCGCTGGCGACAACTACTTTGCGGCCCTCAACAGCGCAGTCTTTGGCGACGGAAGCTTTGTGTACATTCCGCCTGGAGTCAAGTGCCCCATGGACCTTTCCACCTACTTCCGCATCAATAACAAGGAAGCAGGCCAGTTCGAACGCACGCTGATTATCGCCGATGACGACGCGAGCGTGAGCTACCTCGAAGGCTGCACCGCCCCCGAATTTTCGAGCAAGCAGCTCCACAGCGCCATTGTGGAACTCGTAGCTAAGGAAAACGCCAAAATCAAGTATTCTACCGTGCAAAACTGGTACGCAGGCGACCGCGAAACGGGCGCAGGCGGCGTGTACAACTTCGTCACGAAGCGTGGCAAGTGCGCAGGCAAGAACAGCCGCATCAGCTGGACGCAGGTCGAAACGGGATCTGCCATCACGTGGAAGTACCCGAGCTGCATTTTGCAGGGCGACAACTCCGTCGGTGAATTCTACAGCGTGGCCCTCACGAACGGCCACATGCAGGCTGACACCGGCACGAAGATGATCCACATCGGCAAGAACACCAAGAGCACGATCATTTCGAAGGGTATCAGCGCGGACTACTCCAGCAACGCCTACCGTGGCGAAGTGAGCATCCGCAAGTCCGCCACAGGCGCCCGCAACTACACCCAGTGCGACAGCATGCTCGTCGGCACCAAGAGTGCCGCCCACACGTTCCCCTACATCACAGTCGCGAACGCGAGCGCCCAGACCGAGCACGAAGCTACGACCAGCCGTATCAGCGAAGACCAGCTGTTCTACTTCGAAAGCCGAGGCATCAAGCGCGAAGACGCCATTCAGGCCATGGTGGGCGGTTTCTGCAAGGACGTGTTCAAGGAACTCCCGGGCGAATTTGCCACCGAAGCGCGCCAGCTCCTCACCCTCAAGCTCGAGCACAGCGTCGGTTAA
- the thrH gene encoding bifunctional phosphoserine phosphatase/homoserine phosphotransferase ThrH yields MFTKQCVVTLDLEGVLAPEIWIAVAEKTGIKDLRLTTRDIPDYDVLMKGRIKILERENIKLSDIQNVIANLGLLEGARDFMDTLRDEAQVIILSDTFQEFAYPIMKNLGFPTIFCHNLVVENDMIKGYHLRMSDQKTKVVKHLQELNFKVFASGDSFNDTGMLKQADKGCFFCAPDSIVAQFPQLEATKTYAELLDKFHKFQESL; encoded by the coding sequence ATGTTTACTAAGCAATGTGTTGTCACTCTTGACCTGGAAGGCGTTCTTGCGCCAGAAATCTGGATTGCCGTCGCCGAAAAGACGGGCATCAAGGACCTCCGCCTCACCACGCGCGACATACCCGACTACGATGTGCTCATGAAGGGCCGCATCAAGATTCTCGAACGCGAAAACATCAAGCTCTCTGACATCCAGAACGTTATTGCAAATCTCGGACTCCTCGAAGGTGCCCGCGACTTCATGGACACACTCCGCGACGAAGCCCAAGTGATCATCCTCTCGGACACGTTCCAGGAATTTGCCTACCCGATCATGAAGAATCTCGGATTCCCGACGATTTTCTGCCACAATCTCGTGGTCGAAAACGACATGATCAAGGGTTATCACTTGCGCATGAGCGACCAGAAGACGAAGGTCGTAAAACACTTGCAGGAACTCAACTTCAAGGTGTTCGCCTCGGGCGATTCCTTCAACGATACGGGTATGCTCAAGCAGGCCGACAAGGGCTGCTTCTTCTGCGCACCGGATTCCATCGTCGCCCAGTTCCCGCAGCTCGAAGCCACAAAGACCTACGCAGAACTTTTGGACAAGTTCCACAAGTTCCAGGAATCTCTTTAA
- a CDS encoding Hsp33 family molecular chaperone HslO yields MNFKDRIIRATGKKTPFRLIVVDLTETMNEIGRHHNAKGFALKLLAENSIASIFLSAGLKFAGTVSYTTTFGGEITKIQTDSTPMGLVRAMIPQAELQAIGANEPALVPQHVQVVKLNEQGKRVHESIIEAPSVSVGQNLATYLLQSEQIRSAVGIEAQYNAQDPSILDYAAGFYIEAFPDLEDKDINLIEVIVQNLPKFCDMYKADKGFDLDELLDQLRGPYDIEVVREIDPKPFCPCSKDRMLATLATLPLKDLQELSSENKDLNVVCDFCRTNYTITPADMQEIIDERKKSS; encoded by the coding sequence ATGAATTTCAAAGATAGAATCATCCGTGCGACGGGCAAAAAAACGCCCTTCCGCCTTATTGTGGTCGATTTAACAGAGACTATGAACGAAATCGGCCGGCACCACAACGCTAAAGGTTTTGCACTCAAGCTGCTTGCAGAAAACTCTATCGCAAGCATTTTCCTCAGTGCTGGGCTTAAATTCGCAGGAACCGTTTCTTACACCACCACATTTGGCGGCGAAATTACAAAGATTCAAACAGACTCCACTCCGATGGGTCTTGTCCGCGCCATGATTCCGCAGGCAGAACTCCAGGCTATTGGAGCAAACGAACCCGCGCTCGTTCCACAACACGTTCAAGTCGTAAAGCTGAACGAACAGGGCAAACGTGTCCACGAAAGCATCATCGAAGCTCCGTCCGTCTCCGTAGGCCAGAACCTCGCCACATACCTCTTGCAGTCCGAACAGATTCGTTCTGCCGTGGGCATTGAAGCTCAGTACAATGCTCAGGACCCGAGCATTCTCGACTACGCCGCAGGTTTCTACATCGAGGCATTCCCGGACCTTGAGGACAAGGACATCAACCTGATCGAAGTTATCGTGCAGAACCTCCCGAAGTTCTGCGACATGTACAAGGCAGACAAGGGATTCGACCTTGACGAACTTTTGGACCAGCTCCGTGGCCCGTACGACATCGAAGTCGTGCGCGAAATCGACCCGAAGCCATTCTGCCCGTGCAGCAAGGACCGCATGCTTGCTACACTTGCAACGCTCCCGCTCAAGGACTTGCAGGAACTCAGCAGCGAGAACAAGGACTTGAACGTCGTCTGCGACTTCTGCCGCACAAACTACACGATTACACCTGCGGATATGCAAGAAATTATAGACGAGAGAAAAAAAAGTTCCTAG
- a CDS encoding DJ-1 family glyoxalase III gives MQILVLLADGFEETEFVVPVDLWRRAGFKVTVASVSGAEVVGGAHGLKILSDVALSKLEPTDFDAVFLPGGGVGVQNLKASAAVETTICSLNDDNKWVLAICAAPTVLSKARILVDRKATCYPGCEKELVCREFTEERVVVDGNIITSRGPGSAEEFALKCIAEIGSVELSEQIQRQIVAR, from the coding sequence ATGCAGATACTTGTCTTGCTGGCAGATGGTTTTGAAGAAACGGAATTCGTGGTTCCTGTAGATTTGTGGCGCCGTGCCGGATTTAAGGTGACGGTAGCCTCAGTTTCGGGGGCCGAGGTTGTAGGAGGTGCTCATGGGCTGAAAATCCTCTCAGATGTAGCCTTGAGCAAGCTTGAACCTACCGATTTTGATGCTGTGTTCCTTCCTGGAGGCGGTGTCGGTGTCCAGAATCTCAAGGCTAGCGCCGCTGTTGAAACCACAATTTGCAGCCTTAATGACGATAATAAATGGGTTCTTGCCATTTGTGCCGCGCCGACAGTCCTCAGCAAGGCCCGGATTCTCGTGGATAGAAAGGCTACATGTTACCCTGGCTGCGAGAAGGAACTTGTATGTCGTGAATTTACGGAAGAACGTGTCGTGGTCGATGGAAACATCATTACGAGCCGTGGACCGGGTTCGGCAGAAGAATTTGCTCTAAAGTGCATCGCTGAAATCGGTAGTGTGGAACTTTCAGAACAGATTCAGCGCCAGATAGTGGCAAGATAA
- the nuoB gene encoding NADH-quinone oxidoreductase subunit NuoB: MGIINLAPKILDPIPGGKYVVNAIDYVVNWARANSIWPLTYGTSCCAIEMMSSSMARYDIARFGSEVFRSSPRQADLFILAGTITRRMAPAIQMLWEQIPGPKYVIAMGACTISGGPFIYDNYSVVRGAQNLIPVDVFVPGCPPRPEALFHGLLTLREKILKETCRNPWHEGEPKDVSTMDRYREAAKTWAALEEMKDEQMAEARAKFKEENPDYKSAFKPIRVKKPDMPEVERVPAKRFGMTQLELFTKLRAKFPNVTVHTRGEDTPEDVVAKLPADCPLEVMLEKEDYLNVVEFVKNDPEFKMDYLIDVTAIDYDDHFDMVTMLRSLEIGHKIFLCVQLKKDFSIDEEKRPTSLLASVPTISHLYPGAEIKEREVYDMFGIKFENHPDLRRIFLDKDFVGYPLRKDFTHPEMIRRPI; the protein is encoded by the coding sequence ATGGGAATAATCAATTTAGCTCCAAAGATCTTGGACCCGATTCCCGGTGGAAAGTACGTTGTAAACGCCATCGACTATGTTGTGAACTGGGCCCGTGCAAACTCCATTTGGCCTCTGACATACGGTACTAGCTGCTGCGCCATCGAAATGATGTCGAGTTCTATGGCTCGTTATGACATTGCCCGTTTTGGCTCTGAAGTGTTCCGCTCGTCCCCGAGACAGGCGGACTTGTTTATTTTGGCAGGTACGATTACCCGCCGCATGGCTCCCGCCATCCAGATGCTTTGGGAACAAATTCCCGGTCCGAAATACGTGATCGCCATGGGCGCCTGCACGATTAGCGGTGGTCCGTTCATCTACGACAACTATTCTGTTGTCCGTGGTGCACAGAACTTGATTCCGGTCGATGTGTTCGTTCCCGGTTGCCCGCCGCGCCCCGAAGCACTTTTCCATGGACTTTTGACGCTCCGCGAAAAGATCCTCAAGGAAACTTGCCGCAACCCGTGGCACGAAGGCGAACCGAAAGACGTTTCGACGATGGACCGCTATCGCGAAGCCGCAAAGACTTGGGCCGCTCTCGAAGAAATGAAAGACGAGCAGATGGCCGAAGCCCGCGCGAAGTTCAAGGAAGAAAATCCGGACTACAAGAGTGCCTTCAAGCCCATCCGCGTCAAGAAGCCGGATATGCCGGAAGTGGAACGCGTACCCGCCAAGCGCTTTGGCATGACGCAGCTTGAACTTTTCACAAAGCTCCGCGCCAAGTTCCCGAACGTGACCGTGCATACGCGCGGTGAAGACACTCCAGAAGATGTCGTTGCCAAGTTGCCGGCGGATTGCCCGCTCGAAGTCATGCTCGAAAAGGAAGATTACCTGAACGTCGTTGAATTTGTCAAGAATGATCCTGAATTCAAGATGGATTACCTGATTGACGTGACCGCGATTGACTACGACGATCACTTCGACATGGTGACAATGCTCAGAAGCCTTGAAATCGGTCACAAGATTTTCCTTTGTGTGCAGCTCAAGAAAGACTTCTCGATTGACGAAGAAAAGCGCCCGACATCGCTCCTCGCTAGCGTCCCGACCATATCGCACCTCTACCCCGGTGCCGAAATCAAGGAACGCGAAGTTTACGACATGTTCGGCATCAAGTTTGAAAACCACCCCGACCTTCGCCGCATCTTCTTGGACAAGGACTTCGTGGGTTACCCGCTCCGTAAAGACTTTACTCACCCGGAAATGATTAGGAGGCCTATATGA